One Curtobacterium sp. MCLR17_032 genomic window carries:
- the dhaK gene encoding dihydroxyacetone kinase subunit DhaK, with the protein MKKLINDPHDVVIETVRGFALAHAEHVVLVEDPVHLHRRDAPVSGKVGIVSGGGSGHEPLHAGFVGHGMLDAAVPGPVFTSPTPDPIVAATKAVDGGAGVLHIVKNYTGDVLNFETAAELAAMDDVRVESVVVDDDVAVQDSLFTAGRRGVAGTVVVEKCAGAAAERGDDLDAVAAVARHVNEVTRSMGLALASGTVPHAGEPSFTLADDEVELGIGIHGEPGRERIPMAPANELVDRVLEPILTDLQAPAGSQLLLLVNGMGGTPQSELYIAYRRAAEVLSDRGYTVARSLVGNYVTSLEMQGFSLTVTVLDEDLTALWDAPVETPSLRWGR; encoded by the coding sequence ATGAAGAAGCTCATCAACGACCCGCACGACGTCGTCATCGAGACCGTCCGGGGGTTCGCCCTCGCCCATGCCGAACACGTGGTGCTGGTCGAGGACCCGGTCCACCTGCACCGCCGCGACGCCCCGGTCAGCGGCAAGGTCGGCATCGTCAGCGGCGGCGGCAGCGGCCACGAGCCCCTGCACGCCGGCTTCGTCGGACACGGCATGCTCGACGCCGCCGTGCCGGGCCCGGTGTTCACCAGCCCGACCCCCGACCCGATCGTCGCCGCCACGAAGGCCGTCGACGGGGGAGCGGGCGTGCTCCACATCGTGAAGAACTACACCGGGGACGTCCTGAACTTCGAGACCGCCGCCGAGCTCGCCGCGATGGACGACGTCCGGGTCGAGAGCGTCGTGGTCGACGACGACGTCGCCGTGCAGGACTCGCTCTTCACCGCCGGTCGCCGTGGCGTGGCCGGCACGGTCGTCGTCGAGAAGTGTGCCGGCGCCGCCGCCGAGCGCGGTGACGACCTGGACGCCGTCGCGGCGGTGGCCCGGCACGTCAACGAGGTGACCCGGTCCATGGGGCTCGCGCTGGCCTCCGGCACCGTCCCGCACGCCGGCGAGCCCTCGTTCACGCTGGCCGACGACGAGGTCGAACTCGGCATCGGCATCCACGGCGAGCCCGGTCGCGAGCGCATCCCGATGGCCCCGGCCAACGAACTGGTCGACCGGGTGCTCGAGCCGATCCTGACCGACCTGCAGGCACCCGCCGGCTCGCAGCTGCTCCTGCTCGTCAACGGCATGGGCGGCACGCCGCAGTCGGAGCTCTACATCGCCTACCGACGCGCCGCCGAGGTCCTGTCGGATCGTGGCTACACGGTCGCGCGTAGCCTGGTCGGCAACTACGTCACCTCCCTCGAGATGCAGGGGTTCTCGCTCACCGTCACGGTGCTCGACGAGGACCTCACGGCACTCTGGGACGCGCCGGTGGAGACGCCGTCGCTCCGCTGGGGGCGCTGA
- the dhaL gene encoding dihydroxyacetone kinase subunit DhaL, which produces MSLDTAWAIDWFRRTAATIDEHRAELITLDREIGDGDHGENLDRGFRAVLVALDDADLETPGAVFKLVATKLISTVGGAAGPLFGTAYLKAAQAAGDAAELDADTLVAVLTAARDGVVSRGKAEVGDKTMIDAWTPAVDAAAAAAAAGETPERVLAAAADAAATGAESTDALVARKGRASYLGDRAVGHRDPGAQSSAYVLRAAVDAA; this is translated from the coding sequence TTGTCGCTCGACACCGCCTGGGCCATCGACTGGTTCCGCCGCACCGCCGCCACGATCGACGAGCACCGGGCAGAGCTGATCACGCTCGACCGCGAGATCGGTGACGGCGACCACGGTGAGAACCTCGACCGCGGGTTCCGGGCGGTGCTCGTCGCGCTCGACGACGCGGACCTCGAGACCCCAGGCGCCGTGTTCAAGCTCGTGGCGACCAAGCTCATCTCCACGGTCGGTGGTGCGGCCGGTCCGCTGTTCGGCACCGCGTACCTCAAGGCGGCACAGGCCGCCGGCGACGCCGCGGAGCTCGACGCCGACACGCTCGTCGCGGTCCTCACCGCGGCGCGTGACGGCGTCGTCTCCCGCGGCAAGGCCGAGGTCGGCGACAAGACGATGATCGACGCGTGGACGCCGGCCGTCGACGCGGCAGCTGCGGCAGCTGCCGCGGGGGAGACCCCGGAGCGCGTGCTCGCCGCGGCCGCCGACGCCGCCGCCACCGGCGCGGAGTCGACCGACGCACTCGTCGCCCGGAAGGGCCGTGCGAGCTACCTCGGCGACCGTGCCGTCGGGCACCGCGACCCGGGCGCCCAGTCGAGCGCCTACGTCCTGCGCGCGGCCGTGGACGCGGCATGA
- the dhaM gene encoding dihydroxyacetone kinase phosphoryl donor subunit DhaM: MSVGILVVSHSAAVAQGTVDIARQMAGDVQLVAAGGTDEGGIGTSFEAITAGIDQLAGAEGIVVLCDLGSAYLTTDTALDFLDDDLRARVHVSDAPIVEGTVAAAVAAQTGGDVDAVLAAAASAAGAETDAGPDDAATGLPGGAPHVTDAGAADGTHAAAADGTHASATVELVNASGLHARPAAEFVKTAAKHDASVRVNGVDAKSLLAIMALALPKGAAVTIEASGPDARAAVDALADLVRSGFGE, encoded by the coding sequence ATGAGCGTCGGCATCCTCGTCGTCTCGCACAGCGCCGCCGTCGCTCAGGGCACGGTCGACATCGCCCGGCAGATGGCCGGCGACGTGCAGCTCGTCGCAGCGGGCGGCACCGACGAGGGCGGCATCGGCACCTCGTTCGAGGCGATCACCGCCGGCATCGACCAGCTCGCCGGAGCGGAGGGCATCGTCGTGCTCTGCGACCTCGGATCGGCCTACCTCACGACGGACACCGCGCTCGACTTCCTCGACGACGACCTGCGTGCACGGGTCCACGTCTCGGACGCCCCGATCGTCGAGGGGACCGTCGCCGCGGCGGTCGCCGCCCAGACCGGCGGTGACGTCGACGCGGTCCTGGCGGCTGCTGCCAGCGCTGCCGGTGCCGAGACCGACGCCGGTCCCGACGACGCGGCCACGGGCCTCCCGGGAGGCGCGCCCCACGTGACCGACGCCGGTGCGGCCGACGGGACCCACGCTGCTGCGGCCGACGGGACCCACGCGTCCGCCACCGTGGAGCTGGTCAACGCGTCCGGCCTGCACGCACGTCCCGCCGCGGAGTTCGTGAAGACCGCCGCGAAGCACGACGCGTCCGTCCGGGTGAACGGCGTCGACGCGAAGAGCCTGCTGGCGATCATGGCGCTCGCGCTGCCGAAGGGGGCGGCGGTGACGATCGAGGCCTCCGGCCCCGACGCACGCGCCGCGGTCGACGCCCTGGCCGACCTGGTTCGGTCCGGCTTCGGCGAGTAG
- a CDS encoding helix-turn-helix domain-containing protein, with protein MSEFADVLRSWRDRVSPAEVGLPAGAGRRTAGLRREELAALAGVSVDYVVRLEQGRATNPSPQLLAALATALRLTEPERDHLFRVAGAAPPSRGLVPRHITPGVQRIVDRLTDVPLAVFTASHDLLHRNELWAAATGDGDRWQGRSANLVWQFFTDGHAGVDFDDEHAEAFASDLAADLRTALGRYPDDRHLAELVRDLRATSPEFERRWGEARIAEHRTSRKTLRTPVGPIEVDCDTLSVPGSDLRIVVYTVVPGSEDASRLDLLRVTGLQRV; from the coding sequence ATGAGCGAGTTCGCCGACGTCCTGCGGTCCTGGCGCGACCGGGTCAGCCCCGCCGAGGTCGGTCTGCCCGCCGGCGCCGGCCGGCGGACCGCGGGGCTCCGGCGTGAGGAGCTCGCGGCCCTCGCCGGCGTCAGCGTCGACTACGTCGTGCGTCTCGAGCAGGGCCGTGCGACCAACCCGTCACCGCAGCTGCTCGCCGCCCTGGCCACCGCGCTCCGTCTGACCGAGCCGGAGCGGGACCACCTGTTCCGGGTCGCCGGCGCCGCTCCCCCGTCCCGCGGGCTCGTCCCCCGGCACATCACGCCCGGCGTGCAGCGGATCGTTGACCGGCTGACGGACGTGCCGCTCGCCGTGTTCACCGCCAGCCACGACCTGCTGCACCGCAACGAGCTCTGGGCCGCGGCGACGGGCGACGGCGACCGGTGGCAGGGGCGCTCGGCGAACCTGGTCTGGCAGTTCTTCACCGACGGCCACGCCGGGGTCGACTTCGACGACGAGCACGCCGAGGCCTTCGCGTCGGACCTGGCCGCCGACCTCCGCACCGCGCTCGGTCGCTACCCGGACGACCGCCACCTCGCTGAGCTCGTGCGGGACCTGCGGGCGACGAGCCCCGAGTTCGAGCGGCGCTGGGGTGAGGCCCGGATCGCCGAGCACCGGACCAGCCGCAAGACCCTGCGGACGCCGGTCGGCCCGATCGAGGTCGACTGCGACACCCTCTCGGTGCCGGGCAGCGACCTGCGGATCGTCGTCTACACGGTGGTCCCCGGCAGCGAGGACGCGTCGCGACTCGACCTGCTGCGGGTCACGGGCCTCCAGCGCGTCTGA
- a CDS encoding SDR family NAD(P)-dependent oxidoreductase — translation MTTTLITGANRSLGLETARRLLEDGHTVYAGVRNPDDAVEVRALGATVVRLDVTDQSSIDEAVASIPALDVLVNNAGVLGTAHGVDDLTADAMASVLDANVTGIVRVTQAALPLLRASENPVIVNVASGVGWPRFLSTPGHDEFPVPSIPYAASKAAVITLTVQYAKNLPGFRVNVSDPGYTATDFNGHSGHQTVTEGTDATVMLALLGPDGPTGEFHNRHGRVDY, via the coding sequence ATGACCACCACACTCATCACCGGGGCGAACCGCAGCCTCGGACTCGAGACCGCCCGCCGACTCCTCGAGGACGGCCACACCGTGTACGCCGGCGTCCGCAACCCGGACGACGCCGTCGAGGTGCGTGCCCTCGGCGCCACCGTCGTCCGACTCGACGTCACCGACCAGTCGAGCATCGACGAGGCCGTCGCGTCGATCCCGGCGCTCGACGTCCTCGTCAACAACGCCGGGGTGCTCGGAACCGCGCACGGGGTCGACGACCTCACCGCCGACGCGATGGCGTCCGTCCTCGACGCCAACGTCACCGGCATCGTCCGGGTCACCCAGGCTGCGCTGCCGCTGCTCCGTGCCTCCGAGAACCCCGTCATCGTGAACGTCGCGTCCGGCGTCGGCTGGCCGCGGTTCCTCAGCACGCCGGGACACGACGAGTTCCCCGTGCCGAGCATCCCGTACGCCGCGTCGAAGGCCGCCGTCATCACCCTCACCGTGCAGTACGCCAAGAACCTGCCGGGCTTCCGCGTCAACGTCAGCGACCCGGGCTACACCGCGACGGACTTCAACGGGCACTCCGGCCACCAGACGGTGACCGAGGGCACGGATGCCACCGTCATGCTCGCGCTCCTCGGGCCGGACGGGCCGACCGGCGAGTTCCACAACCGGCACGGGCGCGTCGACTACTGA
- a CDS encoding pentapeptide repeat-containing protein, giving the protein MFAVFPVVRRLHELLRYLDEAITISDDARAAAALTNRFDRVRALSDADPDTLLAVDVDAEYDAARPLLLDASREARARDAHTRDAHTRNAGAQHTGRVRATTSDDRRIGRLRVGPGADLLGADLQRADLRRASLRGALLIGADLTGADLRRCECIGADLRDADLSGADLRGAVYLTQMQVNAARGDARTRLDDGFQRPSHWAT; this is encoded by the coding sequence ATGTTCGCGGTCTTCCCCGTCGTCCGGCGGCTGCACGAGCTGCTCCGGTACCTGGACGAGGCGATCACCATCTCCGACGACGCCCGGGCAGCGGCGGCGCTGACGAACCGGTTCGACCGGGTCCGCGCCCTCAGCGACGCGGACCCGGACACGCTGCTGGCGGTGGACGTGGACGCGGAGTACGACGCCGCCCGGCCGCTCCTCCTCGATGCGAGTCGGGAGGCGCGCGCCCGGGACGCCCACACCCGTGACGCCCACACCCGGAACGCCGGTGCCCAGCACACCGGCCGCGTCCGTGCCACGACGAGCGACGACCGCCGCATCGGCCGTCTGCGTGTCGGCCCGGGCGCGGACCTGCTCGGCGCCGACCTGCAGCGGGCGGACCTTCGGCGTGCGAGCCTCCGCGGAGCGCTCCTCATCGGCGCCGACCTGACGGGTGCCGACCTCCGCCGGTGCGAGTGCATCGGCGCGGACCTCCGCGACGCGGACCTGTCCGGTGCCGACCTCCGGGGCGCGGTCTACCTGACCCAGATGCAGGTGAACGCGGCACGCGGCGACGCACGGACCCGCCTCGACGACGGGTTCCAGCGACCGTCCCACTGGGCGACCTGA
- a CDS encoding MauE/DoxX family redox-associated membrane protein, translating into MSRRRSSRSSVPRTVVRILLGATMTWAGISHLTVAREEFRAQVPKFVPLDPDVTVLASGIAEISLGAALMLLVRRQATVGWVAAVFFTAIFPGNIAQWMHHRDGFGLDTDTKRFVRLLFQPVLIAVALWATNALRKRR; encoded by the coding sequence ATGTCCCGTCGCCGTTCCTCCCGCTCCTCCGTCCCCCGCACCGTCGTCCGCATCCTGCTCGGTGCGACGATGACCTGGGCCGGCATCAGCCACCTCACCGTCGCCCGCGAGGAGTTCCGCGCCCAGGTGCCGAAGTTCGTGCCGCTCGACCCCGACGTCACGGTCCTGGCCTCCGGCATCGCCGAGATCTCGCTCGGCGCCGCCCTCATGCTGCTCGTCCGTCGTCAGGCGACGGTCGGCTGGGTCGCTGCAGTGTTCTTCACGGCGATCTTCCCCGGCAACATCGCGCAGTGGATGCACCACCGCGACGGCTTCGGGCTGGACACCGACACCAAGCGCTTCGTCCGCCTGCTGTTCCAGCCGGTGCTCATCGCCGTCGCACTCTGGGCCACGAACGCGCTCCGCAAGCGCCGCTGA
- a CDS encoding arsenate reductase ArsC, with the protein MSDAPVQPARRPAVLFVCVHNAGRSQMAAGFLRAIAGDRVDVFSAGSEPADQVNQVAVAAMQEVGIDIVGQTPAILTTDAVRHADVVVTMGCGDACPVFPGKRYEDWELTDPAGLPLEDVRPIRDDVRGRVERLVSTLV; encoded by the coding sequence ATGAGCGACGCACCAGTACAGCCCGCCCGCCGTCCGGCCGTCCTGTTCGTCTGCGTGCACAACGCCGGCCGCTCGCAGATGGCAGCCGGGTTCCTCCGCGCGATCGCCGGCGACCGCGTCGACGTGTTCTCCGCCGGGTCCGAACCCGCCGACCAGGTGAACCAGGTCGCGGTGGCCGCCATGCAGGAGGTCGGCATCGACATCGTCGGCCAGACCCCCGCGATCCTCACCACGGACGCCGTCCGGCACGCCGACGTCGTCGTGACGATGGGCTGCGGCGACGCCTGCCCGGTGTTCCCCGGCAAGCGCTACGAGGACTGGGAACTCACCGACCCGGCCGGCCTGCCCCTCGAGGACGTCCGCCCGATCCGCGACGACGTCCGCGGACGCGTCGAACGCCTGGTGTCGACACTCGTCTGA
- a CDS encoding NUDIX domain-containing protein yields the protein MTAAPGLRRTSRILLLDPEGRVFLMDTNAPSSDGAHRWITPGGGVDPGESHREAAIRELREETGIVIEEPGEPVWSWDFAVEWDQADHDRGHAEFYVVRTPGFALSDAEWTDDERVDILASRWWTADELDATDEPFEPAELPDLVRRHRD from the coding sequence GTGACCGCCGCACCCGGCCTGCGCCGGACCTCCCGCATCCTGCTGCTCGACCCCGAGGGGCGCGTGTTCCTCATGGACACGAACGCGCCGTCGTCCGACGGCGCGCACCGCTGGATCACGCCGGGCGGCGGCGTGGACCCGGGGGAGTCGCACCGTGAGGCCGCGATCCGCGAACTCCGCGAGGAGACCGGCATCGTCATCGAGGAACCCGGCGAGCCGGTCTGGTCGTGGGACTTCGCCGTCGAGTGGGACCAGGCCGACCACGACCGTGGGCACGCCGAGTTCTACGTGGTCCGGACGCCCGGCTTCGCCCTGTCCGACGCCGAGTGGACCGACGACGAGCGGGTCGACATCCTCGCGTCGCGCTGGTGGACGGCCGACGAGCTCGACGCCACCGACGAGCCCTTCGAACCGGCGGAACTGCCGGACCTGGTGCGTCGCCACCGCGACTGA
- a CDS encoding SDR family oxidoreductase yields MSSPLAPGSLEGTRALVTGSSRGIGADTVGYLAEAGAKVVVNYRNKARRAEQIVEKVVAAGGAALALQADLTDHDSVQAMVDAVVAEWGGIDLLVLNASGGMESGMGEDYALRLNRDAQVDMLQTAVPHMPSGSRVVFVTSHQAHFVETAETMPEYVPVAKSKRAGELALRELLPQLEAAGIEFVTVSGDMIEGTITATLLNRLNPGAIEGRRDAVGKLYSVSEFAAEIALAAVEPIPADHTKLVGDVNSFTA; encoded by the coding sequence GTGAGCAGCCCCCTCGCCCCCGGATCCCTCGAGGGCACGCGCGCCCTCGTCACCGGCTCCTCCCGCGGCATCGGCGCGGACACCGTCGGGTACCTGGCCGAGGCCGGCGCGAAGGTCGTCGTCAACTACCGCAACAAGGCCCGTCGTGCGGAGCAGATCGTCGAGAAGGTCGTCGCGGCCGGGGGAGCGGCCCTGGCCCTGCAGGCCGACCTCACCGACCACGACTCCGTGCAGGCCATGGTCGACGCGGTCGTCGCCGAGTGGGGCGGCATCGACCTGCTCGTGCTCAACGCCTCCGGCGGCATGGAGTCCGGGATGGGCGAGGACTACGCGCTCCGCCTGAACCGTGACGCCCAGGTCGACATGCTCCAGACCGCGGTGCCGCACATGCCCTCCGGCTCGCGCGTCGTCTTCGTCACGAGCCACCAGGCCCACTTCGTCGAGACCGCCGAGACCATGCCCGAGTACGTCCCGGTCGCGAAGAGCAAGCGCGCCGGCGAACTCGCCCTCCGCGAGCTCCTGCCCCAGCTCGAGGCGGCGGGCATCGAGTTCGTCACGGTCTCCGGCGACATGATCGAGGGCACCATCACCGCGACCCTGCTGAACCGCCTGAACCCCGGCGCGATCGAGGGCCGTCGGGACGCCGTCGGCAAGCTCTACAGCGTCTCCGAGTTCGCGGCCGAGATCGCCCTCGCCGCGGTCGAGCCGATCCCCGCCGACCACACCAAGCTCGTCGGCGACGTCAACTCCTTCACGGCCTGA
- a CDS encoding NfeD family protein, protein MNVSDWTQVIVWIALVLVLGVVEVFTLDFIFLMLAAGAAGGLIAALLGAPWWLSAIIAAVLALLLLAVVRPRVLQALNRGADPHRTGVEGLVGMAGTVALAFTPSAPGQVRLANGETWSARFTAGAVDRTPPLGTRVVVESIEGSTAVVRIEQKAAQ, encoded by the coding sequence GTGAACGTCTCGGATTGGACCCAGGTGATCGTGTGGATCGCGCTGGTGCTCGTGTTGGGGGTGGTCGAGGTCTTCACCCTCGACTTCATCTTCCTCATGCTCGCGGCCGGCGCCGCCGGCGGGTTGATCGCCGCGTTGCTCGGCGCCCCGTGGTGGCTCAGCGCGATCATCGCCGCGGTGCTCGCACTGCTGCTGCTCGCCGTCGTCCGTCCTCGTGTGCTGCAGGCGCTGAACCGCGGTGCCGACCCGCACCGCACCGGCGTCGAGGGGCTGGTCGGCATGGCCGGCACGGTCGCCCTCGCGTTCACACCCTCCGCCCCCGGTCAGGTCCGCCTGGCCAACGGTGAGACCTGGAGCGCCCGGTTCACCGCCGGCGCCGTCGACCGCACGCCGCCCCTCGGCACGCGCGTGGTCGTCGAGTCCATCGAAGGCTCCACCGCCGTCGTCCGCATCGAACAGAAGGCAGCCCAATGA
- a CDS encoding SPFH domain-containing protein has product MTLSTGTVVLIVLIVVIVIFVITVLAKAIRIVPQATAGVVERLGKYHKTLTPGLNLLVPFIDRLRPLIDMREQVVSFPPQPVITEDNLVVSIDTVVYFQVTDARAATYEIANYLGAVEQLTTTTLRNVVGGLNLEEALTSRDNINGQLRVVLDEATGKWGIRVGRVELKAIEPPVSIVDAMEQQLRAERNRRAAILQAEGTKQSQILEAEGQRQAAILGAEGDAKAQVLRAEGEAQAIATVFDAIHQGDPDEKLLSYQYLQMLPKIAEGNSNKLWMIPSEFTEALSGIAKGFSAQRTGSGGSAAGGAAGSDFLSRISKLADESLANTQARDGAGSSGSPAADASVADIVPPSELDDRLAQSDRSMGERLSAAESEADAAFGTDPARD; this is encoded by the coding sequence ATGACGCTCTCCACCGGGACGGTCGTGCTCATCGTCCTGATCGTGGTCATCGTGATCTTCGTGATCACGGTCCTCGCGAAGGCCATCCGCATCGTCCCCCAGGCCACCGCCGGCGTGGTCGAACGACTCGGCAAGTACCACAAGACCCTCACTCCGGGGTTAAACCTGCTGGTGCCGTTCATCGACCGGCTCCGGCCGCTCATCGACATGCGTGAACAGGTCGTCTCGTTCCCGCCGCAGCCCGTCATCACCGAGGACAACCTGGTCGTCTCGATCGACACGGTCGTCTACTTCCAGGTCACCGACGCCCGCGCCGCCACCTACGAGATCGCGAACTACCTCGGCGCCGTCGAGCAGCTCACGACCACCACGCTCCGCAACGTCGTCGGTGGCCTGAACCTCGAAGAGGCACTGACCAGCCGCGACAACATCAACGGCCAGCTCCGCGTCGTCCTCGACGAGGCGACCGGCAAGTGGGGCATCCGCGTCGGCCGAGTCGAGCTCAAGGCCATCGAGCCGCCCGTGTCGATCGTCGACGCGATGGAGCAGCAGCTGCGCGCCGAGCGGAACCGTCGTGCGGCGATCCTGCAGGCCGAGGGCACGAAGCAGTCCCAGATCCTCGAGGCCGAGGGCCAGCGACAGGCGGCGATCCTCGGTGCTGAGGGTGACGCGAAGGCCCAGGTCCTCCGGGCCGAGGGTGAAGCGCAGGCCATCGCGACCGTGTTCGACGCCATCCACCAGGGCGACCCGGACGAGAAGCTGCTGTCCTACCAGTACCTGCAGATGCTCCCAAAGATCGCCGAGGGCAACTCGAACAAGCTCTGGATGATCCCGAGCGAGTTCACCGAGGCGCTGTCCGGCATCGCGAAGGGCTTCAGTGCCCAGCGGACCGGTTCCGGTGGGTCGGCGGCCGGTGGCGCTGCCGGATCGGACTTCCTGTCGCGGATCTCGAAGCTCGCCGACGAGAGCCTCGCCAACACCCAGGCACGGGACGGCGCCGGAAGCTCCGGCTCCCCCGCGGCCGACGCCTCCGTCGCGGACATCGTGCCGCCGTCGGAGCTCGACGACCGCCTGGCCCAGTCGGACCGCAGCATGGGTGAACGACTCTCGGCCGCCGAGAGCGAAGCCGACGCCGCATTCGGCACAGACCCCGCTCGCGACTGA
- a CDS encoding RNA polymerase-binding protein RbpA has product MADRSLRGMRLGSQSLQSEDGVELSERKRAVYQAASGETFDVVFSADAEVPQVWSDPRSGWEGRLLGEDGKPVEIAAEDVKAPRTHWDMLLERRSREELEELLEERLQVLRARRGA; this is encoded by the coding sequence ATGGCTGATCGGAGTCTCCGAGGCATGCGGCTCGGGAGCCAGAGCCTCCAGAGCGAGGACGGTGTCGAGCTCTCCGAGCGGAAGCGCGCCGTCTACCAGGCGGCATCGGGGGAGACCTTCGACGTGGTGTTCTCCGCCGACGCCGAGGTCCCGCAGGTGTGGTCGGACCCACGGAGCGGTTGGGAGGGGCGTCTCCTCGGCGAGGACGGCAAGCCCGTTGAGATCGCTGCCGAGGATGTCAAGGCACCACGTACCCACTGGGACATGCTGCTCGAGCGGCGCTCCCGGGAAGAGCTCGAGGAACTGCTGGAGGAACGTCTCCAGGTCCTCCGGGCCCGTCGCGGCGCCTAG
- the lnt gene encoding apolipoprotein N-acyltransferase translates to MRPTRAGVRHAHGPSTPDVPGTAPVFAALPLGQSVPLSVIGGLLFALSFPSPGWWFLAYPAVACLLLAAMGQRARRASWLGLLAGAVFWVPAISWAGRYLGPVPWFALALLEAALFALGTVAIALAYRWVPRVVTSTAGRVWGLPAVVAALWTGREWFSGSWPYGGFAWGRVGLSQSQGPFTHLAAYVGVLGLSFVVVYCVAVVVSLGLVSGVRLPIRIATAGLLVSAVLAVPAWPTAVHGTVRIESVQGNGPAGYFDRAQPGDVLRSQVAATDVEARGVDLVVWPEAGAEYDPRREPVIAGALDAVVQSVGAPIVAGAVTQTSSGVLHNTSFVWGADGWQASYDKKRPVPFGEYVPDRWFYSKLAPSLIGLLQRDYTPGTKPNVLPVAGIRAGVMICFDVVDDGLTADLARGGAQVILAQTNNADFDGTDENLQQLEIARMRAVETGRSLVNISTVGASQVIEPDGRTIDRVPAYTATSMVTDVPLGTSTTPATVASGDVTLVLSLGGLLVLLACAPWRRRHR, encoded by the coding sequence GTGCGCCCGACGCGGGCGGGCGTCCGGCATGCGCACGGGCCGTCGACGCCGGACGTGCCGGGTACGGCACCCGTCTTCGCCGCGCTGCCGCTCGGACAGTCGGTGCCCCTCTCGGTGATCGGTGGCCTGCTCTTCGCCCTGTCGTTCCCGTCGCCCGGCTGGTGGTTCCTGGCCTACCCCGCCGTTGCTTGCCTGCTGCTCGCGGCGATGGGGCAGCGTGCCCGTCGGGCGTCCTGGCTCGGCCTGCTCGCCGGTGCCGTGTTCTGGGTGCCGGCGATCTCCTGGGCCGGGCGGTACCTCGGCCCGGTGCCGTGGTTCGCGCTGGCGTTGCTCGAGGCGGCCCTCTTCGCCCTCGGCACGGTCGCGATCGCACTGGCGTACCGGTGGGTCCCGCGGGTGGTGACCTCGACCGCCGGGCGGGTGTGGGGCCTCCCGGCCGTGGTGGCCGCACTGTGGACCGGACGCGAGTGGTTCTCCGGCAGCTGGCCCTACGGCGGGTTCGCCTGGGGTCGGGTGGGCCTGTCGCAGTCGCAGGGTCCCTTCACGCACCTCGCCGCGTACGTCGGCGTGCTCGGGCTGAGCTTCGTCGTCGTGTACTGCGTCGCCGTGGTGGTGTCGCTCGGGCTGGTCAGCGGTGTCCGGCTGCCGATCCGCATCGCGACCGCCGGACTGCTCGTGTCCGCGGTGCTCGCCGTACCCGCGTGGCCGACCGCGGTCCACGGCACCGTCCGGATCGAGTCCGTGCAGGGCAACGGTCCGGCGGGCTACTTCGACCGCGCGCAGCCGGGTGACGTCCTGCGCTCCCAGGTCGCCGCGACCGACGTCGAAGCCCGCGGGGTGGACCTGGTGGTCTGGCCCGAGGCGGGCGCCGAGTACGACCCACGCCGTGAGCCGGTCATCGCCGGAGCGCTCGACGCGGTCGTGCAGAGCGTCGGCGCGCCGATCGTCGCCGGAGCCGTGACGCAGACCTCGTCGGGCGTGCTGCACAACACCTCGTTCGTCTGGGGTGCGGACGGCTGGCAGGCCTCCTACGACAAGAAGCGCCCGGTGCCGTTCGGTGAGTACGTGCCGGACCGCTGGTTCTACTCGAAGCTCGCGCCGTCGCTGATCGGTCTGCTGCAGCGCGACTACACGCCGGGGACGAAGCCGAACGTGCTGCCGGTCGCGGGCATCCGGGCGGGCGTGATGATCTGCTTCGACGTCGTCGACGACGGGCTGACCGCCGACCTGGCCCGTGGGGGAGCGCAGGTGATCCTGGCGCAGACGAACAACGCGGACTTCGACGGCACCGACGAGAACCTGCAGCAGCTCGAGATCGCGCGGATGCGGGCGGTCGAGACCGGACGCTCGCTCGTCAACATCTCCACCGTCGGGGCGTCCCAGGTGATCGAGCCGGACGGTCGCACCATCGACCGGGTGCCCGCGTACACGGCGACCTCGATGGTGACCGACGTTCCGCTCGGCACCTCGACGACGCCCGCCACCGTGGCGTCCGGGGACGTCACCCTGGTGCTGTCGCTCGGCGGGCTGCTCGTGCTGCTGGCCTGCGCTCCCTGGCGTCGACGGCACCGCTGA